The genomic DNA AACTGGAGACGGGGAGCGTTATTTGATTGCGCGCACTTCGAAATAGACCGGTGAAGGCCAGTGGGTTGCGATACTGACCGTGGAATGGCAAAGCCTTGTCCACTTTGACAAGACCAGTATGAAGTATGTGAATTTTGATTTGTTGCGTTGTCATTTATATTCCCTCGCTTTAGTTTGAATATGGTTATTATAGAGTGGTTAGGATTAGATTCCTAGAATCAAAGTAAAGCATTGTTGACCAATATGGGACAGGCAGACCTCAGAATGTCTCATAGACGTGGAAATTGTTTGGTCAGTAGCTAACACAACTAGTGTTAATTGCTGGTTACGTGGAATTATATGGATTTAATGTTAAGTGTTGTCCTAGTTGTAATATCAAATAAATGAGTGGCATCGGCCAGTATTGTGACGAGATTATGAGTGGTTTCATTGTTTGTTGCCTATTGTGACTGCGTAACTATTTAGAATCAACTAATGAAACAACTAATTGATAATTATAATTATCGATTTAAATAATTTAATAAATATTAGACTGTAATCAGTGTAAACTAATTTACTACCGCTATTCTGATCATAATTGGTGGGCTTAATTAGATGATTGTATTTATTGGTCAAAAAATAGCCACAAAACCCATCAATTATATTAATTTCGATAAAAATATGCGTTTCATCTCGGTTTTTGAACAGTTTGGGTTATAATGATAAACGAAATAAACCGATAAATGGGGGAGCATAATGGTAAAGAGAAGAACACTGACACAGGCAAAAGTATTAGCAACAGCTAATCAGTTAATTGAGAGTAAAGGAATTAACGGGTTAACAATTCGGGATCTAGCGTTAGTTTTGGATGTGCGGCCACAATCGATTTATAATTATGTTGATAGCTTGAGTGATTTATTGGATCAGGTTGGCCTCCAATTTGTACAAAATGTTGCGGATCGCTTAACGGAAAAAATTACGGGGATTGATGGTGATGAAGCGTTGATGGCCTTTGCCCAGGAATTCCGGGCAGCTTGTGTACATCATCGTGGCTTGGCACCGTTACTACTAGATTTAAATGACAATCTAAGAATTCCACGTTCTCGTAAGGCAATTGTTCAGTTATATCAAGATATGTTTAAACCATTACAGTTGGATGATTCGGCTCGCGTAGAGAATACCTTATACCGTTCCACGCTATTTGGATTCATCATTCAAGAGATTGGTGGCTTCTTTAAGATGCAAGGTGCTGAACTTGACGAACGCTTCACGAAGGTTATGCAGTTGGCGATTGACCAGACTCATTTGCCAGCCGATGATGCAAAAAATTAATTAATAATGTAAGTAGCGACCATCTCAACGGATGGCCGTCTTTTTATTTTAAGTGGTGTTTGTTCAAAAATGGGAATCAGGGGCGCTGAGCTGAAGTAAAGATGTTGGTGACGATTAGATGATGGGCGTGAGTACTGTAGTTACTGTGACTAAACATAATGAAAAGCTTAATTCTGCAAGGTAAACATCAAATTAGGGCGTTATTTTAGCCTTAGATTAAAAAAATCGTTTACAATAAGATTAAAGTTACGGATTGTGCTAGTTAATCATGATTCAGATTAAACAATAATTAGCA from Lactiplantibacillus paraplantarum includes the following:
- a CDS encoding TetR/AcrR family transcriptional regulator; translated protein: MVKRRTLTQAKVLATANQLIESKGINGLTIRDLALVLDVRPQSIYNYVDSLSDLLDQVGLQFVQNVADRLTEKITGIDGDEALMAFAQEFRAACVHHRGLAPLLLDLNDNLRIPRSRKAIVQLYQDMFKPLQLDDSARVENTLYRSTLFGFIIQEIGGFFKMQGAELDERFTKVMQLAIDQTHLPADDAKN